One window from the genome of Xenorhabdus bovienii SS-2004 encodes:
- the ybcJ gene encoding ribosome-associated protein YbcJ, which produces MEIFCLDGHPYVELCDLLKLQGWCESGAAAKAMIAEGLVKVDDQVETRKRCKIIAGKAVAFNGESVRVEA; this is translated from the coding sequence ATGGAAATTTTTTGTTTAGATGGACACCCTTATGTAGAGCTGTGCGATCTACTGAAACTTCAAGGGTGGTGTGAAAGTGGTGCAGCGGCAAAAGCGATGATTGCAGAAGGTTTGGTTAAAGTTGATGACCAAGTTGAAACCCGCAAGCGCTGCAAAATTATCGCGGGTAAAGCAGTGGCCTTTAACGGCGAATCGGTGCGCGTTGAAGCATAA
- the folD gene encoding bifunctional methylenetetrahydrofolate dehydrogenase/methenyltetrahydrofolate cyclohydrolase FolD, which translates to MSAKIIDGKTIAQTIRSEVAEKVRQRIAAGRRAPGLAVVLVGENPASQIYVASKRRACEEVGFTSRSYDLPDITSEAELLSLIDNLNEDPEIDGILVQLPLPAGIDNVKVLERIHPDKDVDGFHPYNIGRLCQRAPKLRPCTPRGIVTLLERCNINTYGLHAVIIGASNIVGRPMSLELLLAGCTTTVTHRFTKNLRQHVEQADLLVVAVGKPNFIPGEWIKPGAIVIDVGINRLENGKVIGDVDFDSASERASWISPVPGGVGPMTVATLIQNTLQACEEYHDVEKTKGY; encoded by the coding sequence ATGTCAGCAAAAATTATTGATGGGAAAACGATTGCGCAGACAATCAGAAGCGAAGTTGCAGAAAAAGTCAGGCAACGAATCGCCGCTGGAAGACGTGCTCCAGGTCTTGCCGTTGTTTTAGTCGGAGAAAATCCGGCCTCCCAAATTTATGTCGCGAGCAAACGCCGTGCCTGTGAGGAAGTCGGTTTTACTTCCCGCTCTTACGACTTGCCAGACATCACCAGCGAAGCCGAATTACTTTCCCTAATTGATAACTTGAACGAAGATCCGGAGATCGACGGCATTTTAGTTCAACTTCCCCTACCTGCCGGCATTGATAATGTCAAAGTACTGGAACGCATTCATCCTGATAAAGATGTGGATGGTTTCCACCCTTACAATATTGGCCGCCTGTGCCAGCGTGCTCCAAAGCTGCGCCCCTGCACTCCTCGCGGGATCGTGACGCTGCTTGAGCGCTGCAATATCAATACCTACGGGCTGCATGCGGTCATCATTGGGGCTTCCAATATCGTTGGGCGTCCAATGAGCCTTGAACTGCTGTTGGCTGGCTGTACTACGACGGTGACGCATCGTTTTACCAAAAACTTACGCCAGCATGTTGAACAAGCTGATTTACTGGTCGTAGCGGTCGGTAAACCGAATTTCATTCCCGGCGAATGGATTAAACCCGGCGCTATTGTGATTGATGTCGGCATCAATCGTCTGGAAAATGGTAAAGTCATTGGCGATGTGGATTTCGATAGTGCATCCGAACGCGCCAGTTGGATTTCTCCTGTTCCGGGCGGAGTTGGCCCGATGACCGTCGCGACATTGATTCAAAATACCTTGCAGGCTTGCGAGGAATATCATGATGTAGAAAAAACCAAAGGATACTGA
- a CDS encoding SrfA family protein: MKKTFLRGDKLESYLPLGENGQAVHLSALQLRETLRLRQLSDVANSLAIPQGNEQGDRIDWYAGFSGNVVPWSAATYDERQSALRQLEAHQAAIEQLSAQMIQQKAHEMRLFGALLSKTIQFPDQEHIYLVDGKPVVTFWGFVNAKQQARPNPLECLRTVRSVTPSVAPTESTVETVVATPPPVSKRSRRWLLPHWLWWLLPLLLILLALLLLRGCLPDVHIWGMTPSTHSTPPLQGEIISKEGKPVPERSVPALSVSESHALPLVQGMSSVNGTASVNSTESVNGTSPVSPELNPIEPMLPTQPIPPVADGVSNGTPKPSLPEINVPPVKVSPPAEALTIPDIAVQQGTTDFFNGSWHAGAGIQDSRTGKPLSLKYQIADGKGQVEMARGDGVHCQAPVKAVMNSGALQLDNIGEAKCSDGSVYTMPEVVCQSGSEGTAECQGRYDEKTLFPMSMKREAN, from the coding sequence GTGAAAAAAACTTTTTTACGTGGTGATAAACTCGAAAGTTATCTGCCGCTGGGAGAAAATGGTCAGGCTGTGCATCTCTCCGCATTACAGTTGCGAGAAACCTTGCGCCTGCGGCAGCTCTCTGATGTTGCTAATTCACTGGCAATCCCACAAGGCAATGAGCAGGGTGATCGGATAGATTGGTATGCCGGCTTTTCAGGTAACGTCGTTCCCTGGTCGGCCGCAACGTATGATGAACGTCAGTCAGCATTGCGGCAACTGGAAGCTCATCAGGCTGCTATCGAACAGCTCAGTGCACAAATGATCCAGCAAAAGGCGCATGAAATGCGTCTTTTTGGCGCTTTGCTGAGTAAAACTATCCAGTTCCCCGATCAGGAGCACATCTATTTGGTCGATGGCAAACCCGTGGTGACTTTTTGGGGATTTGTCAATGCGAAGCAGCAGGCTCGCCCCAATCCTCTTGAATGCTTAAGGACAGTACGTTCTGTGACGCCATCGGTTGCACCAACCGAATCTACGGTTGAAACCGTGGTTGCAACGCCGCCGCCTGTATCCAAACGTTCTCGGCGTTGGCTATTGCCTCATTGGTTGTGGTGGCTTCTGCCTCTGTTATTGATTTTACTCGCTCTGTTGTTACTGCGTGGTTGCCTACCGGATGTCCATATTTGGGGGATGACACCTTCCACCCATTCTACACCGCCACTTCAAGGTGAAATAATCTCGAAAGAGGGGAAACCCGTACCAGAACGATCAGTTCCAGCTCTATCAGTGAGTGAATCTCATGCTTTACCTCTTGTGCAAGGAATGAGTTCCGTCAATGGCACGGCTTCTGTTAATAGTACTGAGTCTGTTAATGGAACTTCCCCTGTTTCACCAGAACTGAATCCGATTGAACCGATGCTCCCAACTCAGCCGATACCGCCAGTTGCGGATGGAGTATCCAATGGCACGCCGAAACCTTCCCTGCCCGAGATTAATGTTCCTCCAGTAAAGGTTTCTCCGCCTGCTGAGGCGCTCACAATCCCAGATATCGCAGTGCAGCAGGGCACCACTGATTTTTTCAATGGTAGCTGGCACGCAGGTGCCGGAATTCAGGATAGTCGTACTGGCAAACCACTTAGTCTGAAGTATCAGATTGCAGATGGTAAAGGGCAGGTTGAAATGGCGCGCGGTGACGGTGTTCATTGTCAGGCTCCCGTTAAGGCAGTGATGAATTCAGGTGCGCTGCAACTGGATAATATTGGTGAAGCGAAGTGTAGCGATGGTTCGGTTTACACGATGCCTGAAGTGGTCTGTCAATCAGGCAGCGAAGGCACAGCAGAGTGTCAAGGACGTTATGACGAAAAAACTTTATTTCCCATGTCGATGAAGCGAGAGGCAAATTAA
- a CDS encoding putative virulence factor: MKHFTPEQLKQAWLDVAQGAGQAIEWVEEVRGNAPRLNTEADRLKLKLRRSRNTAQRLAKAATHPMTIGFFGLSQAGKSYLISSLAAGENGRLETQMGSYQLDFLEHINPPGGGKEATGLVTRFSRHVRPSNPDWPIELQLFNEAEIAKIFANTFIHDFNQEKIDWNYDEKRINTLLTSLNERRQAYKVPGVAEDDVVALWDYLIRHAEKSQSKMALQYWPAAVELAPWLSIDDRAQLFGELWGNIHEFTEAYRRFAHTLQRLGGASVVRAPLNVLVTEQNGRLVQTNSIMNVDMLERLNKSNDLQITVCPERENGLAAPVSVSLAELTALTVELHVPLLSSTRERLFEEVDLLDFPGYRGRLGVESLNYLQNTAESDDSNPLAQLILRGKVAYLFERYTLNQEMNVLVVCTPSNEQSNVKDVGGVLDEWIRYSQGADADSRARRPAGLVWAITKLDLRITQELTKSEDMLREVWGQGGMIKIAMTERFGHFPWMQEWQPGRAFNNAFLVRKPCQATPFITMKEGCEAEFSQETASKLTLMKKTFLEDAAIQRHIASPEQAWDAMLQLDDGGMRRLADYLGIVAQREMKLERITEQLNETRHELVKGNLHAWYQPDGAEEVEKKRLISEDILKALQNRAGRHGELLAGLVPQRKALQELYMQEAELDLSIEGKDENESIAAFGIGSDFDLFSDTPDETVSAHSHEQEFAHRVIKLWINYLRTVPEQTSMTDFIGLSRSIVEMLVDELITAIQRMDVEGELMAVLANTEQAGVRREKMMERQVSRVMHIMNDFITWLGYQNILSEKRPASRINKGQPIFARPDKKDPALWKGDERLYRLTNEQLNYSALFIYDWLFGFGEIIKENAGHSAGREITAVQNERLGTIIHRIQLSSE; encoded by the coding sequence ATGAAACATTTTACTCCCGAACAATTAAAACAAGCGTGGCTTGACGTGGCGCAAGGGGCAGGTCAGGCGATTGAATGGGTTGAAGAGGTTCGTGGGAATGCCCCGCGTCTCAACACAGAAGCGGATCGGTTGAAACTGAAGCTGCGCCGTAGCCGGAATACCGCGCAGAGATTGGCCAAAGCGGCTACTCATCCCATGACCATTGGTTTTTTTGGTTTATCTCAAGCAGGGAAATCTTATCTGATCTCCTCATTGGCAGCCGGGGAGAACGGCCGTCTGGAAACCCAGATGGGGTCGTATCAGCTTGATTTTCTCGAACATATCAATCCCCCGGGTGGCGGAAAAGAAGCCACCGGTCTGGTTACACGCTTTAGCCGTCACGTGCGGCCATCTAACCCTGATTGGCCGATTGAGCTACAACTGTTCAACGAAGCGGAGATTGCCAAAATCTTCGCTAATACGTTTATTCATGATTTCAATCAGGAGAAAATCGACTGGAATTATGATGAAAAACGCATCAATACGCTGCTTACTTCACTGAACGAGCGACGTCAGGCGTATAAAGTACCGGGGGTGGCGGAAGATGATGTGGTCGCGCTATGGGACTATCTGATCCGTCATGCAGAAAAGAGCCAGAGCAAAATGGCTTTGCAATACTGGCCAGCGGCGGTAGAGCTGGCACCTTGGTTATCGATTGATGATCGTGCTCAGTTATTTGGTGAATTATGGGGCAATATCCATGAATTCACCGAGGCTTATCGCCGATTTGCACATACGCTACAACGTCTGGGAGGTGCCAGCGTTGTCAGAGCACCACTTAATGTGTTGGTCACTGAGCAGAATGGCAGGTTGGTACAAACTAACAGCATTATGAACGTCGATATGCTGGAGCGCCTGAATAAGAGCAACGATTTGCAGATTACGGTGTGTCCGGAACGAGAGAATGGGCTGGCCGCACCGGTATCAGTTTCTCTGGCAGAACTCACTGCACTGACTGTGGAATTGCATGTTCCGTTACTTTCCTCCACGCGAGAACGGTTATTTGAGGAAGTCGATTTGCTGGACTTCCCCGGTTATCGTGGTCGTCTGGGGGTGGAATCTCTGAATTATCTCCAGAACACGGCTGAAAGCGACGACAGCAATCCACTGGCACAGTTAATCCTGCGTGGCAAAGTGGCCTACTTATTTGAGCGTTACACCCTCAATCAGGAGATGAATGTTCTGGTGGTTTGTACGCCTTCGAATGAACAATCCAACGTGAAAGATGTGGGAGGTGTACTGGATGAATGGATACGTTATAGCCAGGGCGCTGATGCTGACAGCCGCGCACGTCGCCCGGCAGGATTGGTCTGGGCAATCACCAAACTCGATTTACGTATTACTCAGGAGCTGACCAAATCAGAAGATATGCTGCGTGAAGTCTGGGGGCAGGGCGGGATGATCAAAATCGCCATGACCGAACGTTTCGGCCATTTTCCCTGGATGCAGGAATGGCAGCCCGGTCGTGCCTTTAACAATGCATTTCTGGTGCGTAAACCGTGTCAGGCCACGCCATTCATCACAATGAAAGAGGGCTGCGAGGCGGAGTTCAGTCAGGAAACTGCTTCCAAGCTGACCTTGATGAAAAAAACTTTCCTCGAAGATGCTGCAATCCAACGCCATATTGCCTCACCTGAGCAAGCCTGGGATGCCATGCTGCAATTAGATGATGGTGGTATGCGCCGGTTAGCGGATTATTTAGGCATCGTCGCCCAGCGTGAAATGAAGTTAGAGCGCATTACTGAACAGTTAAATGAAACGCGCCATGAACTGGTGAAAGGAAATTTACACGCTTGGTATCAGCCTGATGGCGCAGAAGAAGTGGAGAAAAAAAGGCTTATCTCCGAAGATATCCTGAAGGCATTACAGAACCGTGCCGGAAGGCATGGCGAACTGCTGGCGGGTTTAGTTCCTCAACGGAAAGCACTGCAAGAGCTTTATATGCAGGAAGCTGAACTTGATTTATCCATAGAAGGTAAAGATGAAAACGAATCCATCGCTGCCTTCGGGATTGGCAGTGATTTTGATCTCTTCAGTGATACGCCGGATGAAACCGTCTCGGCTCACAGCCATGAACAGGAATTTGCTCATAGAGTGATCAAACTGTGGATCAATTACTTGCGCACTGTACCTGAACAAACCAGTATGACGGATTTTATCGGGCTTTCCCGTTCTATTGTCGAAATGTTGGTGGATGAATTAATCACCGCGATCCAGCGGATGGACGTCGAAGGTGAGCTGATGGCGGTGCTGGCGAATACTGAGCAGGCGGGTGTACGGCGGGAAAAAATGATGGAGCGTCAGGTATCCCGCGTGATGCACATCATGAATGATTTCATTACGTGGTTGGGCTATCAGAATATACTGAGTGAGAAACGCCCGGCGAGCCGCATTAACAAAGGGCAACCTATTTTTGCCCGTCCGGACAAAAAAGATCCTGCCTTGTGGAAAGGTGACGAGCGCCTTTATCGGCTGACAAACGAACAACTGAACTACAGTGCCCTATTTATCTATGACTGGTTGTTCGGCTTCGGAGAAATAATCAAAGAAAACGCGGGGCATTCTGCGGGACGCGAAATTACCGCCGTTCAGAATGAACGGTTGGGCACCATTATTCATCGTATTCAACTGTCGTCGGAGTAA
- a CDS encoding virulence factor SrfB, producing MLATITDFKEKVTLIRDSGIQFLDFAFALPKKKEYGEFLLTEEDNPVIRLVYNERDENFLVPSASGSSAFAADSDYSLVLEKSLEIYNDIWLPLPFFRFNSSRSFAQGPTNWSRVKFHALDTPDEQGNTWRVTLAFDTKVSPDRRNTQYLEPVDDDVRSGVSFALAETHHEMGDFLLLKWVDDWLRETYTERATTLWRQYHEDTENCLNRKEHQAHYLNLINALNVLLQVPEIQLNDVKLQDNPINVDLVLDIGNSRSCGILIEEHRDGDQGLSNLYQLQLRDLSEPQYIYTDPFDSRLEFAQAEFGKQDFSVKSGRSDAFTWPTIGRVGEEAFRMASQRLGTEGSTGLSSPKRYLWDDAPYSPGWRFSRAFVKSDREPQATAPPMTYMINDKGEALYALKPSERMPVFTPEYSRSTLMTMMLSEVLAQALMQINSPAQRLKMRHASTPRQLKNIILTVPPAMPKPERAIFQKAMTQAIRLVWKALDWEDMDQGVDENGREDKNVSRKRTLPDVHVKWDEATCGQLVYLYNETQNYFGGRSEEFFAATVRPDNKREAGNDRTLKIASIDIGGGTTDLVITRYTLDEGNGSNVRIVPTQLFREGFKVAGDDILLDVIQLYLQPAFEAALLNIGYQDLDAEALMSRLFGSEALEAGKQVLRQQLTLQIFAPVALAILHRYEKFTPEAGEQVISATFNDLLSHQPTDKVCEYVDEEVKRSLPAGIENPFSILNVPLNINLMKLHNEFIDARHNRINICGSLRGLCEVLWHYNCDILLLTGRPSRLPGIQALIRHLQPVPPARVLPLHGYETGGWYPFNKKGLIDDPKSTAAVGAMLCLLAEKSRLSNFYFRTANFKPYSTIRYFGMLDSNNLLKDSNVFYRDIDLDTPGFQLDNQQYFESRGEMRLGFRQLDNERWSATPLYTLKIPGTRLATALSGDAVLRLKLEVEEGRGQEAETNGSPEKFRISEMDIVESTQNPRPQDVSFKLNTLVGSGLGETHYWLDSGSIKI from the coding sequence ATGCTGGCAACGATTACCGATTTCAAAGAAAAAGTGACATTGATTCGTGACAGTGGCATTCAGTTTCTGGATTTTGCTTTCGCGTTACCCAAAAAAAAAGAATACGGTGAATTTTTACTGACTGAGGAAGATAACCCGGTCATTCGTCTGGTATATAACGAAAGAGATGAGAATTTTCTTGTACCTTCAGCGTCAGGTTCGTCTGCATTCGCTGCGGACTCCGATTACTCGCTGGTACTGGAGAAATCCCTTGAAATATACAATGACATATGGTTACCGCTGCCCTTCTTCCGTTTTAACTCGTCACGGAGTTTTGCACAGGGGCCGACTAACTGGTCGCGAGTGAAATTTCACGCACTGGATACACCGGATGAGCAGGGAAATACCTGGCGGGTGACTTTGGCTTTTGATACCAAAGTGTCTCCAGATAGGCGAAATACCCAGTATCTGGAGCCTGTCGATGATGATGTGCGTTCCGGTGTGAGCTTTGCACTGGCAGAGACTCATCATGAGATGGGCGATTTTCTGTTGCTGAAATGGGTGGATGACTGGCTGCGGGAAACCTATACCGAACGTGCCACCACATTGTGGCGTCAATATCATGAAGATACTGAAAACTGTTTGAACCGGAAGGAACATCAAGCGCATTATCTCAATTTGATTAATGCACTTAATGTGTTGTTGCAGGTTCCTGAAATTCAGCTCAACGATGTTAAACTTCAGGATAACCCCATTAATGTCGATTTAGTGCTCGATATTGGTAACTCACGCAGTTGTGGGATCTTAATTGAAGAACACCGAGATGGTGATCAAGGTCTGTCAAATCTCTATCAGCTTCAATTACGTGACCTGAGTGAACCGCAGTATATTTATACCGATCCTTTTGACAGCCGTCTGGAGTTCGCTCAAGCCGAATTCGGGAAGCAGGATTTTTCTGTCAAAAGCGGACGCAGCGATGCGTTTACTTGGCCGACGATTGGTCGTGTGGGTGAAGAAGCGTTTCGTATGGCCTCACAGCGTTTGGGTACAGAGGGCTCAACGGGGCTTTCCAGTCCAAAACGCTATTTGTGGGATGACGCACCTTACTCCCCTGGCTGGCGTTTCAGCCGCGCCTTTGTGAAATCGGATCGTGAACCTCAGGCGACGGCGCCGCCGATGACCTACATGATCAATGACAAAGGCGAGGCGCTTTATGCACTTAAACCTTCTGAGCGTATGCCGGTGTTTACGCCGGAATATAGCCGCAGTACCTTGATGACCATGATGTTGTCTGAAGTATTGGCACAGGCATTGATGCAAATTAACAGTCCGGCTCAACGTTTGAAAATGCGTCATGCCAGTACCCCTCGTCAGTTAAAAAATATCATTCTCACCGTGCCGCCGGCGATGCCAAAACCTGAGCGCGCAATTTTCCAGAAAGCAATGACACAGGCCATCAGGCTGGTGTGGAAAGCGCTGGATTGGGAAGATATGGATCAGGGTGTTGATGAAAACGGTCGGGAAGATAAAAACGTCTCCCGCAAACGTACCTTGCCTGACGTGCATGTGAAATGGGATGAAGCGACCTGTGGTCAGTTAGTTTATCTGTACAATGAGACACAAAACTATTTTGGCGGCCGGAGTGAAGAGTTTTTTGCAGCCACAGTGCGGCCTGATAATAAACGGGAAGCGGGTAATGATCGCACGTTGAAAATTGCCTCTATTGATATTGGTGGTGGCACAACCGATTTGGTGATCACCCGTTATACCCTGGATGAAGGGAACGGCAGCAATGTGCGTATCGTTCCGACACAGCTATTCCGTGAGGGATTTAAAGTTGCGGGTGATGATATTCTGTTGGATGTGATCCAACTCTATTTGCAGCCTGCATTCGAAGCCGCGTTGCTCAATATTGGCTATCAAGATTTAGATGCTGAAGCATTAATGTCGCGCTTATTCGGCAGTGAAGCGTTGGAGGCAGGCAAACAGGTGCTACGCCAGCAATTGACACTGCAAATATTCGCGCCTGTGGCACTTGCTATTTTGCATCGTTATGAAAAATTTACGCCAGAGGCGGGTGAGCAAGTTATTAGTGCAACGTTCAATGATCTGCTTTCTCATCAACCGACGGATAAAGTTTGTGAATATGTTGATGAAGAAGTTAAGCGTAGTTTACCGGCGGGAATAGAAAACCCATTTTCCATTCTTAATGTGCCGTTAAACATCAATTTGATGAAACTGCATAACGAATTTATCGATGCCCGTCATAACCGCATCAATATTTGCGGTAGTTTACGCGGGTTGTGCGAAGTTCTCTGGCACTACAACTGCGACATTTTGTTGTTAACCGGGCGTCCTTCCCGTCTGCCGGGTATTCAGGCACTGATCCGCCACTTACAGCCTGTACCGCCTGCACGGGTTCTCCCCTTGCATGGTTACGAAACGGGCGGTTGGTATCCGTTCAATAAAAAAGGATTAATTGACGATCCTAAATCCACGGCGGCGGTGGGTGCGATGCTTTGCCTGCTGGCCGAGAAATCACGACTGAGTAACTTCTATTTCCGTACGGCCAATTTTAAGCCTTATTCGACTATCCGTTATTTCGGCATGCTCGACAGTAATAATCTGCTGAAAGACAGCAACGTATTTTATCGAGATATTGATCTGGACACCCCTGGATTCCAGTTGGATAACCAGCAATATTTTGAGTCTCGTGGCGAAATGCGGCTTGGCTTCCGTCAGCTTGACAATGAACGCTGGTCTGCCACGCCACTATACACTTTGAAAATTCCGGGAACGCGCTTAGCAACAGCTTTATCTGGTGATGCGGTATTGCGACTGAAACTGGAGGTGGAAGAAGGGCGTGGGCAAGAAGCTGAAACTAACGGAAGTCCTGAAAAGTTCCGTATCAGCGAGATGGATATCGTCGAATCTACGCAGAACCCGCGTCCACAGGACGTCAGTTTCAAATTGAATACTCTGGTCGGGAGCGGCTTGGGTGAAACTCATTATTGGCTCGACAGTGGGAGCATTAAAATCTGA
- a CDS encoding IS110 family transposase: MQNVTLIGIDLGKHSFHVHCQDKSGKALLRKKFTRARLMEFLAGSPSATVVMEACAGAHFMARRIAAFGHEAKLISPQFVRPFVKSNKNDFVDAEAICEAASRPSMRFVQPRTEAQQAMRALHRVRESLVRDRVKTTNQMHAFLLEFGISMPIGTAVIKRLSTVLAENELPPYLAQLLMRLHAHYLYLVEQLTELETALEQELRRDETGQRLQTIPGVGPITASVLSSQLGDGKQYGCSRDFAASTGLVPRQYSTGGKNTLLGISKRGDKNLRRLLVQCARVFIQRIDYQSGRLAEWVKAQLERKHSNVVACALANKLARIAWAITTRQTVFER, from the coding sequence ATGCAAAACGTTACGCTTATTGGTATTGATCTCGGCAAACATTCTTTCCACGTTCACTGTCAGGACAAATCAGGAAAGGCCCTGCTGCGTAAAAAATTTACCCGCGCCAGACTGATGGAGTTTTTAGCGGGATCGCCATCAGCGACTGTTGTAATGGAAGCCTGCGCCGGTGCTCACTTTATGGCTCGCCGGATCGCTGCTTTTGGTCACGAAGCGAAGCTGATTTCTCCACAATTTGTTCGTCCTTTTGTAAAGAGCAACAAGAACGATTTTGTGGATGCTGAAGCCATATGCGAAGCTGCATCTCGTCCCTCCATGCGATTTGTGCAACCACGAACAGAGGCGCAACAAGCTATGCGCGCCCTGCATCGGGTCAGAGAATCACTGGTCAGAGACAGGGTTAAAACCACTAATCAGATGCACGCTTTTTTACTGGAATTTGGCATCAGTATGCCGATCGGAACCGCCGTGATAAAAAGACTTTCAACCGTCTTGGCAGAGAACGAACTTCCTCCCTATCTGGCACAGTTGCTGATGCGCTTACATGCCCATTATCTTTATCTTGTCGAACAGCTCACCGAGCTTGAGACGGCACTGGAGCAGGAGCTGAGACGTGATGAAACAGGACAGCGTCTTCAGACAATACCGGGCGTGGGTCCGATAACTGCCAGCGTCTTATCATCGCAGCTGGGCGATGGTAAGCAGTATGGCTGTAGCCGGGATTTTGCTGCTTCAACCGGTCTGGTACCACGCCAGTACAGCACGGGTGGCAAAAATACGCTTTTAGGGATAAGTAAACGCGGAGACAAAAATCTGCGACGGTTACTTGTCCAGTGCGCCAGAGTCTTTATCCAGAGAATCGATTATCAGTCAGGAAGGCTGGCTGAATGGGTAAAGGCTCAGCTTGAGCGAAAACACTCAAATGTTGTGGCCTGTGCGCTGGCCAACAAATTAGCCCGGATAGCCTGGGCAATCACAACACGGCAAACTGTGTTCGAAAGGTAA
- a CDS encoding vWA domain-containing protein, producing the protein MSISVDVTPQELQYLLQRKAFEYIEREPSRITLAKKSAKKIIDKLPSDMNISLVAAFDCRHVSASLPFSPTQRPVLKRAIDRITPDGKTPLALALEKAGALVDGVNRDAIILLISDGDETCGGDPCAVARALKENKPRLQVNVVDIMNSGAGNCIASQTGGKVFTANNANQFNQVINQAMQDYIPENCNE; encoded by the coding sequence ATGTCTATCAGTGTGGATGTCACTCCACAAGAATTACAGTATTTGTTGCAAAGAAAAGCCTTCGAATACATCGAGCGAGAACCCAGCCGTATTACTCTGGCCAAGAAGTCGGCGAAGAAGATTATCGATAAATTGCCTTCAGATATGAATATCAGTCTGGTGGCTGCGTTCGATTGCAGGCATGTTTCCGCGTCATTACCTTTTTCGCCTACGCAGCGGCCAGTATTGAAACGGGCGATTGATCGTATTACTCCGGATGGAAAAACTCCGCTGGCACTGGCTTTGGAAAAGGCTGGGGCTCTAGTGGATGGTGTGAATCGCGATGCGATAATCTTATTAATTTCAGATGGTGATGAAACTTGTGGCGGTGATCCCTGTGCTGTCGCCCGTGCGTTGAAAGAGAACAAACCCCGGCTACAGGTTAATGTTGTCGATATCATGAATAGCGGTGCGGGAAACTGCATTGCCAGTCAAACTGGTGGCAAAGTATTCACAGCGAATAATGCCAATCAATTCAATCAGGTAATAAATCAAGCAATGCAGGATTATATTCCGGAAAATTGCAATGAGTAA